A single genomic interval of Gammaproteobacteria bacterium harbors:
- the paaX gene encoding phenylacetic acid degradation operon negative regulatory protein PaaX → MSMPRIAAIENLVAQFIAQRLIRCTSLIVTLFGDVVSQHGGVIWLGSMVEALSLLGVDERLVRTSTFRLVQEGWLQSARSGRRSFYRFTDYGRHEYERAARRIYALEHPRWDGSWTLLLPVAVPEEARERFRRSVRWAGFGSFAPNVFAHPGSDNSALTGMLSELGLIDKVVVMQAGSDALQSDRLIRELLWENWDLEDLAANYQQFLHRFRGVARAIARARTLAPEQCFKVRLLLIHEYRRILLHDTDLPAELLPKKWPGSEARQLAVELYRRLAPGSERYIIETLQAVERPMPASGDAFGLRFGN, encoded by the coding sequence ATGTCCATGCCACGCATCGCGGCCATCGAGAATCTCGTTGCGCAATTCATCGCCCAACGGCTCATTCGCTGCACTTCGCTGATCGTCACCCTGTTCGGTGACGTGGTTTCGCAACACGGTGGCGTGATCTGGCTCGGCAGCATGGTCGAGGCGCTGTCATTGCTCGGCGTCGATGAGCGGCTGGTGCGTACCTCGACCTTTCGCCTGGTGCAGGAGGGCTGGCTGCAGTCGGCACGCAGTGGACGCCGCAGTTTTTATCGTTTCACCGACTACGGGCGTCACGAATACGAGCGTGCGGCGCGTCGCATCTATGCGCTCGAGCATCCTCGCTGGGACGGGAGCTGGACGCTGCTGCTGCCGGTCGCGGTTCCGGAGGAGGCGCGCGAGCGTTTCCGGCGCAGCGTGCGCTGGGCGGGCTTTGGCAGCTTCGCTCCCAACGTGTTCGCCCATCCGGGTTCGGACAACAGCGCGCTCACCGGCATGCTGTCCGAGCTGGGTCTGATTGACAAGGTCGTGGTGATGCAGGCAGGCAGCGATGCCTTGCAGTCCGATCGGCTGATCCGCGAACTGCTGTGGGAAAACTGGGATCTCGAGGATCTGGCGGCGAATTACCAGCAGTTTCTGCACCGCTTCAGGGGGGTGGCGCGCGCCATTGCGCGCGCCCGCACGCTGGCACCGGAGCAGTGTTTCAAGGTGCGCCTGCTGCTGATCCACGAGTATCGCCGGATCCTGCTGCACGATACCGATCTGCCGGCCGAGTTGTTGCCAAAAAAGTGGCCCGGTAGCGAGGCACGGCAACTGGCCGTTGAACTCTATCGCCGGCTTGCGCCCGGCTCGGAGCGCTATATCATCGAGACCCTGCAGGCGGTAGAGCGACCCATGCCCGCGTCCGGCGATGCGTTCGGATTGCGATTCGGCAACTGA
- the paaA gene encoding 1,2-phenylacetyl-CoA epoxidase subunit A codes for MSSFGAIGEEELLRRFEERIDAEQRIEPKDWMPEKYRQNLIRQISQHAHSEVIGMQPEGNWITRAPTLRRKAILLAKVQDEGGHGLYLYSATETLGITREELNEALHEGRAKYASIFNYPTLTWADIGAIGWLVDGAAIVNQISLQRTSYGPYARGMVRICKEESFHQRQGYEIMLALANGSAEQKAMAQDALNRFWWPSLMMFGPHDADSAHTAQSMKWKIKRQSNDDLRQKFVDQTVPQAEFAGLRIPDPALAWNEARGHYDFGEIDWDEFDRVVAGNGMCNRQRLAHHLEAHEEGEWVREAMHAHEQKKRARQARDAA; via the coding sequence ATGAGCAGCTTTGGAGCCATTGGTGAGGAGGAACTGTTGCGCCGTTTCGAGGAGCGCATCGATGCCGAGCAGCGCATCGAGCCAAAGGACTGGATGCCCGAGAAGTATCGCCAGAACCTGATCCGGCAGATCTCCCAGCACGCGCATTCCGAGGTGATCGGCATGCAGCCGGAGGGGAACTGGATCACCCGCGCACCGACGCTGCGCCGCAAGGCGATACTGCTCGCGAAAGTGCAGGACGAGGGTGGCCACGGACTGTATCTCTACAGCGCGACCGAGACCCTCGGCATCACCCGCGAGGAACTCAACGAGGCGCTGCACGAGGGGCGCGCGAAGTACGCCTCGATATTCAACTACCCGACGCTGACCTGGGCCGATATCGGCGCGATCGGCTGGCTGGTCGATGGTGCCGCGATCGTCAACCAGATTTCCCTGCAGCGCACCTCCTACGGACCCTACGCCCGGGGCATGGTGCGCATCTGCAAGGAAGAGAGTTTTCACCAGCGCCAGGGCTACGAGATCATGCTTGCGCTGGCCAATGGCAGCGCCGAGCAGAAAGCGATGGCGCAGGATGCGCTGAACCGCTTCTGGTGGCCCTCGCTGATGATGTTCGGGCCCCACGATGCCGATTCCGCGCATACCGCGCAGTCGATGAAATGGAAGATCAAGCGCCAGTCGAACGATGATCTGCGGCAGAAATTCGTCGACCAGACCGTACCGCAGGCCGAATTCGCGGGCCTGAGGATCCCCGATCCGGCGCTGGCCTGGAACGAGGCACGCGGACATTACGATTTTGGCGAGATCGACTGGGACGAGTTCGACCGCGTGGTCGCCGGCAACGGCATGTGCAACCGTCAGCGTTTGGCCCATCACCTCGAGGCGCACGAGGAGGGAGAGTGGGTGCGCGAGGCGATGCACGCCCACGAACAAAAGAAACGCGCGCGCCAGGCACGCGATGCAGCCTGA
- the paaC gene encoding phenylacetate-CoA oxygenase subunit PaaC gives MNADRDLIDYSIALGDDALMLGQRLSEWCSNAPFLEEDLALANVALDFIGRARMFYGYAAELEASDRDEDAIAFLRDCRDYRNLLILELPRGDFAFSLARQFLVDAFNLVFLDALAKSADERLAAIAAKSLKETRYHWRRSRDWMLRLGDGTAESHRRVQRALKDLWGYTPELFTMSELETRLAANAVAVDRAALQAPWNALIDATLEEATLGRPAQEWSVVGGREGVHTEHLGHMLSELQFLQRAYPGLEW, from the coding sequence ATGAACGCTGATCGGGACCTGATCGACTATTCGATTGCCCTGGGCGATGACGCGCTGATGCTCGGGCAGCGCCTTTCCGAGTGGTGCAGCAATGCACCGTTCCTGGAAGAGGACCTCGCGCTCGCCAACGTGGCGCTGGATTTCATCGGGCGCGCGCGCATGTTCTACGGTTATGCCGCCGAGCTCGAGGCAAGCGATCGCGACGAGGACGCGATCGCGTTTCTGCGCGATTGCCGCGACTATCGCAACCTGCTGATCCTCGAATTGCCGCGTGGAGATTTCGCATTCAGCCTTGCGCGCCAGTTCCTGGTCGATGCGTTCAACCTGGTGTTTCTCGATGCGCTGGCCAAGTCCGCTGACGAGCGCCTCGCCGCGATCGCGGCAAAATCCCTCAAGGAGACCCGCTATCACTGGCGCCGCAGCCGTGACTGGATGCTGCGACTCGGTGACGGCACTGCCGAAAGTCACCGGCGCGTGCAGCGGGCGCTGAAGGATTTGTGGGGCTACACCCCTGAGCTGTTCACGATGAGCGAGCTGGAAACCCGCCTCGCGGCCAACGCAGTGGCGGTCGATCGCGCGGCATTGCAGGCGCCCTGGAACGCGCTGATCGATGCCACGCTCGAGGAGGCGACGCTCGGGCGTCCGGCACAGGAATGGTCGGTGGTGGGCGGGCGCGAAGGCGTGCACACCGAGCATCTCGGCCATATGCTCTCGGAGCTGCAATTCCTGCAGCGCGCGTATCCGGGGCTCGAGTGGTGA
- the paaB gene encoding 1,2-phenylacetyl-CoA epoxidase subunit B, whose protein sequence is MSSAAHMPLFEVFIRSRRGLDHKHVGSLHAEDHTQALEYARDCYTRRSEGVSIWVVKSSDIVASQEEDAASFHDPMDDKPYRHATHYQLPDEVNNM, encoded by the coding sequence ATGAGTTCTGCAGCACACATGCCCCTGTTCGAAGTGTTCATCCGCTCCAGGCGGGGTCTGGATCACAAGCACGTCGGCAGCCTGCATGCCGAGGATCACACCCAGGCGCTGGAGTATGCGCGCGACTGTTATACCCGGCGCAGCGAAGGCGTGAGTATCTGGGTGGTGAAATCAAGCGATATCGTGGCTTCGCAGGAAGAGGACGCGGCGTCCTTCCATGACCCGATGGACGACAAGCCCTATCGGCACGCGACCCACTACCAGCTTCCCGATGAAGTCAACAATATGTGA
- the paaK gene encoding phenylacetate-CoA oxygenase/reductase subunit PaaK codes for MSEFHDLRIRAINPETENAICVEFEVPEKLRPAFSFRQGQYLTLKAEIDGKELRRCYSICSGVDDGNLRVAIKKIGGGAFSNHAHATLKKGDTVAVMPPQGRFFTELDETAARRYLCIAAGSGITPVLSIVKSVLAREPRSTVTLLYGNQRASTIMFREELGFIKNRYLGRFNWINILSREEQDASVLHGRINNRKGGELNRKRLITIREFDEFFLCGPESMISEVSRGLRSEGILESHIHYELFFANAEDAAQVIEKHQQRATRFGGKVSAVSVSIDGRSSSFELSADGENILDAAMQAGLDVPFSCKGGVCATCKAKLLSGEVDMDLNHALSAEEVAGGYILTCQAHPISPQVVVDFDQS; via the coding sequence ATGAGTGAATTCCATGATTTGCGCATCCGCGCGATAAACCCCGAAACCGAGAACGCGATCTGTGTCGAGTTCGAGGTGCCCGAAAAGCTGCGCCCGGCATTCAGCTTTCGCCAGGGTCAGTACCTCACGCTCAAGGCGGAGATTGACGGCAAGGAGCTGCGTCGCTGCTATTCGATCTGCTCGGGCGTCGATGACGGCAATCTGCGCGTGGCGATCAAGAAGATCGGGGGCGGGGCGTTTTCGAATCATGCGCATGCCACCCTGAAGAAGGGCGATACCGTGGCGGTGATGCCGCCACAGGGCAGGTTTTTCACCGAGCTGGATGAAACGGCCGCAAGACGCTACCTGTGCATCGCCGCGGGGAGTGGCATTACCCCTGTGCTGTCGATCGTCAAGAGCGTGCTGGCACGCGAGCCGCGGAGCACGGTAACGCTGCTCTACGGCAACCAGCGTGCCAGCACCATCATGTTCCGCGAGGAACTCGGCTTCATCAAGAACCGCTATCTCGGGCGCTTCAACTGGATCAATATCCTGAGCCGCGAAGAGCAGGACGCGAGCGTGCTGCACGGGCGCATCAATAACCGCAAGGGCGGCGAGCTGAACCGCAAGCGGCTGATCACGATCCGCGAGTTCGACGAATTTTTCCTGTGCGGGCCGGAATCGATGATCTCCGAGGTATCACGCGGATTGCGCTCCGAGGGCATACTCGAGAGCCATATCCACTACGAACTTTTTTTTGCCAATGCCGAGGACGCCGCGCAGGTCATCGAAAAGCATCAGCAGCGCGCGACCCGGTTCGGCGGCAAGGTGAGCGCGGTATCGGTCAGCATCGACGGGCGCTCGAGCAGCTTCGAGCTCAGCGCGGATGGCGAGAACATACTCGATGCGGCGATGCAGGCGGGTCTCGATGTGCCGTTCTCGTGCAAGGGCGGTGTGTGCGCCACCTGCAAGGCGAAATTGCTCTCCGGTGAAGTCGACATGGACCTCAACCATGCGTTGAGCGCGGAGGAGGTTGCGGGCGGCTACATTCTCACCTGTCAGGCGCATCCGATTTCGCCGCAGGTCGTGGTGGATTTTGACCAGAGCTAG
- the paaJ gene encoding phenylacetate-CoA oxygenase subunit PaaJ yields the protein MVGGGRARRRAHRASRPYALGAAIPAARVSGARVVSRGELGSEKLGSESIFFRKIDSDPNFSDPILELLESVKDPEIPVLSIRDLGILRAVERDGERVRVVITPTYSGCPAMRVIEQDVRAVLLAAGHGDVVVQTQLAPAWTTDWMTQAGREALRAYGIAPPVRHCPALAADDAPAPACPHCGAEHTRRISEFGSTACKALYQCRDCQEPFDYFKCI from the coding sequence ATGGTCGGTGGTGGGCGGGCGCGAAGGCGTGCACACCGAGCATCTCGGCCATATGCTCTCGGAGCTGCAATTCCTGCAGCGCGCGTATCCGGGGCTCGAGTGGTGAGCAGGGGAGAATTGGGGTCAGAAAAATTGGGGTCAGAGTCAATTTTCTTCAGGAAAATTGACTCTGACCCCAATTTTTCTGACCCCATTCTCGAGTTGCTGGAAAGCGTCAAGGATCCCGAAATCCCGGTGCTTTCGATCCGCGACCTGGGAATCCTGCGCGCGGTCGAGCGCGACGGCGAACGCGTGCGGGTGGTGATCACCCCGACCTATTCCGGCTGCCCTGCAATGCGCGTGATCGAACAGGATGTGCGGGCGGTGCTGCTGGCGGCGGGTCATGGCGATGTGGTGGTGCAGACGCAACTGGCACCCGCCTGGACCACGGACTGGATGACGCAAGCGGGGCGGGAAGCCTTGCGTGCCTACGGCATCGCACCACCGGTGCGCCATTGTCCGGCACTGGCGGCGGATGATGCGCCGGCGCCGGCCTGCCCGCATTGCGGGGCGGAGCACACCCGGCGCATCAGCGAGTTTGGCTCGACCGCCTGCAAGGCCTTGTACCAGTGCCGCGACTGCCAGGAGCCGTTTGATTACTTCAAATGTATCTGA
- the pcaF gene encoding 3-oxoadipyl-CoA thiolase: MSRDAFICDAVRTPIGRYGGVLAGIRTDDLGALPMRALIERNAGVDWGALDDVYYGCANQAGEDNRNVARMSALLAGLPVTVGGVTVNRLCGSGMDAVGSAARAIRCAEAELLIAGGVESMSRAPFVMPKADSAFSREARIFDTTIGWRFVNRLMKAQYGVDSMPETGENVAADYGISRADQDAFALRSQQRAGAAISSGRLRAEIVPVAITRRKLEPLLIDTDEHPRPDTTMEMLAKLGTPFREGGTITAGNASGVNDGACALLLASADAASRFGLRLRARIVGMSVAGVEPRIMGIGPAPASRKVLALTGLSLAQMDVIELNEAFAAQGLAVLRELGLPDDAAHVNPNGGAIALGHPLGMSGARLLTTALHELEHRGGRYALCTMCIGVGQGIAMIIERV; the protein is encoded by the coding sequence ATGAGCCGAGACGCCTTTATTTGCGATGCGGTACGGACCCCGATCGGCCGTTATGGCGGTGTATTGGCGGGCATCAGGACCGACGATCTCGGCGCGCTGCCGATGCGCGCGCTGATCGAGCGCAATGCGGGTGTCGATTGGGGCGCGCTCGATGATGTGTACTACGGCTGCGCCAACCAGGCCGGCGAGGACAACCGCAACGTGGCGCGCATGAGCGCGCTGCTGGCAGGTTTGCCGGTCACCGTGGGTGGCGTGACCGTGAACCGCCTGTGCGGTTCGGGCATGGATGCGGTCGGCTCGGCTGCGCGCGCGATTCGCTGCGCGGAAGCCGAGTTGCTGATCGCGGGCGGCGTGGAGTCGATGTCGCGCGCCCCGTTCGTGATGCCGAAGGCGGACAGCGCGTTCAGCCGCGAGGCACGGATTTTCGATACCACGATCGGCTGGCGCTTCGTGAATCGCCTGATGAAAGCGCAATACGGTGTCGACTCGATGCCCGAGACCGGTGAAAACGTGGCGGCGGACTACGGCATCAGCCGTGCCGACCAGGATGCATTCGCGCTGCGCAGCCAGCAGCGCGCGGGCGCGGCAATTTCCTCCGGGAGGTTGCGCGCGGAGATCGTGCCGGTTGCGATCACGCGCCGCAAGCTCGAGCCGTTGCTGATCGATACCGATGAGCATCCGCGTCCCGATACCACGATGGAGATGCTGGCCAAGCTAGGCACGCCGTTTCGCGAGGGCGGAACCATCACCGCAGGCAATGCCTCGGGCGTCAATGACGGCGCCTGTGCGCTGCTGCTGGCCTCCGCGGACGCGGCGAGCCGCTTTGGGCTGCGCCTGCGCGCGCGCATCGTCGGCATGAGCGTGGCCGGTGTGGAGCCGCGGATCATGGGTATCGGCCCCGCGCCGGCGAGCCGCAAGGTGCTGGCACTGACGGGTCTGAGCCTGGCGCAGATGGATGTGATCGAACTGAACGAGGCATTTGCCGCGCAGGGTCTTGCGGTACTGCGCGAACTGGGATTGCCCGATGACGCGGCACATGTCAATCCGAACGGCGGGGCGATTGCGCTCGGTCATCCGCTCGGCATGAGTGGCGCGCGACTGCTGACCACGGCGCTGCACGAACTCGAGCATCGTGGCGGGCGCTATGCACTTTGCACGATGTGTATCGGCGTCGGGCAGGGCATAGCGATGATCATCGAACGGGTTTGA
- the paaI gene encoding hydroxyphenylacetyl-CoA thioesterase PaaI codes for MDGVDPQRLAEFCAERRWAGDRASQALGMRIESVGSGHSVITMTVREDMLNGHDRCHGGYIFTLADSAFAFACNTYGRVTVAQGAGIDFVRPARLGDVLRAEARELSRGGRTGVYDVEVHRGDGKLIACFRGNSFTTDESMTGDRDS; via the coding sequence ATGGACGGAGTCGATCCACAGCGTCTTGCCGAGTTCTGTGCCGAGCGCAGGTGGGCCGGCGATCGAGCCTCGCAGGCGCTGGGGATGCGTATCGAGAGCGTTGGCAGCGGACACTCGGTGATCACGATGACGGTTCGCGAGGATATGTTGAACGGTCACGATAGGTGCCACGGCGGTTATATTTTCACCCTGGCCGATTCGGCTTTTGCGTTTGCCTGCAATACCTACGGACGGGTGACCGTGGCGCAGGGCGCGGGCATCGATTTCGTGCGCCCGGCCAGGCTCGGCGATGTGTTGCGCGCCGAAGCGCGCGAACTGAGTCGCGGCGGGAGAACCGGCGTGTATGACGTCGAGGTGCATCGCGGCGACGGCAAACTGATCGCGTGTTTTCGCGGCAATTCGTTCACTACCGACGAGAGCATGACGGGAGACCGGGATTCATGA
- a CDS encoding 2-(1,2-epoxy-1,2-dihydrophenyl)acetyl-CoA isomerase, giving the protein MTFEAIEYCVEEGVGVLRFNRPETLNSFNAQMHREVREALASARRDPAVRCLLITGNGRGFCAGQDLNDRAVAPGAGAVDLGDSVEQNYNPLIRAIVALEMPVICAVNGVAAGAGSSIALACDIVLAARSANFVQAFAKIGVVPDSGGTWNLPRAIGLPRAKGLALLGEKLSAEKAEQWGLIWKCVDDDMLGDEALAMARHLATQPTRGLARIKQALNQSTSNSLHEQLELEKGFMRELGYSHDYQEGVAAFRDKRKPVFKGE; this is encoded by the coding sequence ATGACTTTTGAGGCTATCGAGTACTGCGTGGAAGAGGGTGTCGGGGTGTTGCGTTTCAACCGCCCCGAGACGTTGAACAGTTTCAATGCGCAGATGCACCGGGAGGTCCGTGAGGCGCTGGCAAGCGCGCGGCGGGATCCTGCGGTGCGCTGTCTGCTGATCACCGGTAACGGGCGGGGCTTTTGTGCCGGGCAGGATCTCAATGATCGCGCGGTGGCGCCGGGCGCGGGTGCGGTCGACCTCGGTGACTCGGTGGAGCAGAACTACAATCCGTTGATTCGCGCCATTGTGGCGCTCGAAATGCCGGTGATCTGTGCCGTGAACGGTGTTGCGGCGGGTGCGGGTTCGAGCATAGCGCTGGCCTGCGACATCGTGCTCGCGGCGCGTTCGGCAAACTTCGTGCAGGCATTCGCGAAGATTGGCGTGGTGCCGGATTCGGGTGGCACCTGGAACCTGCCGCGCGCAATCGGGCTGCCGCGCGCCAAGGGGCTCGCGCTGCTCGGTGAAAAGCTTTCGGCGGAAAAAGCCGAACAGTGGGGATTGATCTGGAAATGCGTCGATGACGACATGCTGGGGGATGAGGCGCTGGCGATGGCGAGGCATCTGGCTACCCAGCCGACCCGGGGGCTTGCGCGCATCAAGCAGGCCCTCAACCAGTCGACCTCGAACAGCCTGCACGAGCAACTCGAACTCGAGAAGGGCTTCATGCGCGAGCTGGGCTACAGCCACGATTACCAGGAAGGGGTCGCGGCGTTCAGGGACAAGCGCAAGCCGGTATTCAAGGGTGAATGA